A single Nostoc sp. PCC 7107 DNA region contains:
- a CDS encoding DUF3120 domain-containing protein has protein sequence MINNTLFTYNASTTAIDKDLPVKNAGNLGIEELESTLSASPSLPLLISSRQTWLVLVAAVFLVSVPVFIEAPLVRSLPSLSLAMTGFWVWLSFRLMSRPATYLWGDLLLGFSWSWLAGAIYWGWLRWEPVWHLPLESIGLPFACWCLVRNWCKVGNWFYLGSLFGTVLTDVYFYIVDLMPYWRQIMQVEPDSVSPILQAAVAQVQTPWGQAWAVALALILLAAGILPLRNQQRHWFAFGGAVLSTILVDGLFLLAANCA, from the coding sequence TTGATTAATAATACTTTGTTTACTTACAACGCTTCTACAACAGCTATAGATAAGGACTTGCCCGTAAAGAATGCGGGGAACCTAGGTATAGAAGAATTAGAATCTACACTTTCTGCGTCCCCATCTTTACCATTGTTAATATCGTCCCGACAAACTTGGTTAGTGTTGGTGGCAGCGGTGTTTTTAGTATCAGTCCCAGTATTTATTGAAGCACCACTAGTGCGATCGCTCCCCAGTCTTAGTTTAGCAATGACTGGATTTTGGGTTTGGCTCAGTTTTCGCTTAATGTCACGCCCTGCAACATACCTGTGGGGGGATTTACTCTTAGGCTTTAGCTGGAGTTGGTTAGCAGGGGCAATTTATTGGGGTTGGTTACGTTGGGAACCTGTATGGCATTTACCATTAGAATCTATCGGCTTACCATTTGCTTGCTGGTGTCTGGTGAGAAACTGGTGCAAGGTTGGTAACTGGTTTTATTTAGGCTCCTTGTTCGGCACAGTTTTAACCGATGTATATTTCTATATAGTTGACCTCATGCCTTATTGGCGACAAATTATGCAGGTGGAACCTGACAGCGTGTCACCGATTTTACAAGCTGCTGTTGCTCAAGTCCAAACACCTTGGGGTCAAGCTTGGGCTGTAGCATTGGCATTAATATTATTAGCAGCCGGAATTTTACCTTTACGTAATCAGCAACGCCATTGGTTTGCATTTGGGGGAGCAGTTTTAAGTA